The DNA window GCTCTGGCGTTGGTAAGGGCAGCAGCCTGGGCAGGCTTGGTGATGGACTTGCCGTAGATGGGCAGGTCATCCTCAGCAGCAGGAGGAGTGTAAGCAACGTCATCAAGGCTGACCTTCAAGCTAGGGACGCCCTTGAGGTCGATCTTGTTGCCGTTAAGCTTGACGATCTCAACCTGGATACCCTTGTTGACAGCATCAGCAACCTTGTCAGGAGAACAAGAAGCAAGAAGCTGAGGGGTGTCGGCAGCCTGATCGGCAGAGAAGGAACCGTGGATGATACCCTCGGCAGGCTGTCGCATGACAACGAGACCACCGACAAGCTTTCCAGAGATGTAGACGTTGACCTGGGCGGGGCGCTCAACCTCGGTGACGTCGAGCTGGACGTTGACGAAGTAACGGGTGGTGGTGCCATCGGCACGCTCCTCGAGACTACGGCGGCGAGCGCTGCTGGTTCCGTAAAGACGGTTGATGGTGGAGCGAGCAGAGCTGGCGAGCTGGCTCTGGGACATGCGCCAGTACTCAAGCCCAGCGTAGGTGTAACCGAAGCTCTGGATGCTCTTAATAGTCTCAGAGGTGTGGAAGTTACCCTTGGATCGGTAGAAAGGCTGGAGAGGAGAGTTCTGGGTGATACGGGTGCCCTGGGGAGTAGAGTATCGAGAGCCACCGGAGTAGGAGCCGCTGAAAGAAGACTGGGTAGGGTGCATAGCCTGCCAGTAGGCCCAGAGACGATCGACCTGGGTGTGGTGCAGCCAGAAGAGAGGGTCGAAGCCAGAGAATTCGGTGGCGAGGAACTGGCCAGCACAAGAAGCATCCCAGTGAATGGCGTTGTGAATCTGCTCGAGCGAAGCACCGTTGGCACCAGTGGAAGCAAACTGGTTGAAGGTGGTGGGTCGGGTCATGACATCGTAAACCCATTGCTTGTAGGGTCGCTTGCGAAGGAGTCCGTTGGCGGAGCTGGGGAAGCTGTCGGGAGCAGGGCAGT is part of the Fusarium poae strain DAOMC 252244 chromosome 4, whole genome shotgun sequence genome and encodes:
- a CDS encoding hypothetical protein (SECRETED:SignalP(1-21)); this encodes MLGKFLVAALAVVAGVNPAEAQQQNILVTGVPVTGGSAVPARRNINDIINSGGPTLDLYMRAVRSMYDAKETDWKSYFQVAGIHGKPFIQWNGGGGRNGNGWPGYCPHGESIFLTWHRPYVLLYEQILVEHAKRLANLYPSKYRAQYVDAANKLRAPYWDWAVDGIPTILTKTNVNVKVPNGSGLKTINMKNPLYTYDFPKDVINGKYGDWDDEDRNRIYHCPAPDSFPSSANGLLRKRPYKQWVYDVMTRPTTFNQFASTGANGASLEQIHNAIHWDASCAGQFLATEFSGFDPLFWLHHTQVDRLWAYWQAMHPTQSSFSGSYSGGSRYSTPQGTRITQNSPLQPFYRSKGNFHTSETIKSIQSFGYTYAGLEYWRMSQSQLASSARSTINRLYGTSSARRRSLEERADGTTTRYFVNVQLDVTEVERPAQVNVYISGKLVGGLVVMRQPAEGIIHGSFSADQAADTPQLLASCSPDKVADAVNKGIQVEIVKLNGNKIDLKGVPSLKVSLDDVAYTPPAAEDDLPIYGKSITKPAQAAALTNARAGQALNVCNRELPSFNPPA